The following coding sequences lie in one Silvanigrella aquatica genomic window:
- the rplJ gene encoding 50S ribosomal protein L10 — translation MDRNAKLQWRESVVQALDKSGAVFLANYSGMTVEELTAMRRELKAVNADFHVVKNTIAQKAVEGRDENVISSLFKGQTGVVFAYGDAAAAAKVFAESAKKFEKLKVVGGYMEKSLLTPASVEKLASLPSREVLLGQLIGTMVAPHRGLLNVLNGVPRNLVQVLNAIKDKKAG, via the coding sequence TTGGATCGTAACGCTAAACTCCAGTGGCGCGAAAGTGTTGTTCAAGCACTCGACAAATCTGGTGCTGTGTTCCTAGCTAATTACTCAGGAATGACAGTTGAAGAGCTTACAGCTATGCGCCGTGAACTCAAAGCAGTTAATGCGGACTTCCATGTAGTAAAAAACACAATTGCCCAAAAAGCTGTTGAAGGAAGAGACGAAAACGTCATTTCTTCACTCTTCAAAGGCCAAACAGGTGTTGTTTTTGCTTATGGCGACGCTGCTGCTGCTGCAAAAGTATTTGCTGAATCCGCAAAGAAATTTGAGAAACTCAAAGTTGTTGGTGGTTATATGGAGAAATCCTTATTAACTCCTGCATCTGTTGAAAAACTCGCTTCTTTACCTTCACGCGAAGTGCTTCTTGGTCAACTTATCGGTACAATGGTGGCACCACACCGTGGTCTTCTCAACGTACTCAATGGCGTGCCTAGAAACTTGGTACAAGTTCTTAATGCCATTAAGGATAAGAAGGCTGGCTAA
- a CDS encoding electron transfer flavoprotein subunit beta/FixA family protein, with translation MKILVLAKHVPDTETVVKISSGGKSIDEADFKYMVNPCDEYAMEEAIRTQEKFKGESIVVSVGPSRAQETIRKALAMGMDRGVWINTEGFSGALDSYSVALAISKVVAEEKPDVIFAGLNTTDEGAGNVGPMVAEFAGIPSLINISKIEWQNEGKSLRGERDVEGGIVEVYEAQLPLLIAPHQNLNDPRFPSLPGIMKAKKKPIAEKKAADLITEKPVVEIRNYKLPPEKAPGKIFKGKPVEEMVTEVVKLLRSEAKVI, from the coding sequence GTGAAAATTCTTGTTCTTGCAAAACACGTTCCAGATACAGAAACAGTTGTAAAAATTTCCTCTGGTGGCAAATCAATCGATGAAGCAGATTTCAAGTACATGGTGAACCCCTGTGATGAATATGCTATGGAAGAAGCCATTCGCACTCAAGAAAAATTTAAAGGCGAAAGCATAGTTGTGAGCGTAGGCCCTTCTCGCGCTCAAGAAACCATTCGCAAAGCACTGGCCATGGGAATGGATCGCGGCGTTTGGATTAATACCGAAGGCTTTTCAGGAGCACTTGACTCCTATTCCGTTGCACTTGCCATTTCAAAAGTGGTGGCAGAAGAAAAACCAGACGTCATTTTTGCAGGTCTCAATACAACAGATGAAGGCGCAGGAAATGTCGGACCTATGGTCGCCGAATTTGCTGGAATTCCAAGTTTAATAAATATTTCAAAAATAGAATGGCAAAACGAAGGAAAATCGTTACGTGGAGAGCGTGATGTTGAAGGTGGTATTGTTGAAGTCTATGAAGCACAGCTTCCTTTATTAATCGCACCTCATCAAAATTTAAACGATCCTCGTTTTCCTTCTCTTCCTGGAATTATGAAAGCCAAAAAGAAACCTATTGCGGAAAAGAAGGCAGCCGATCTCATCACCGAAAAACCTGTAGTAGAAATCAGAAATTACAAACTCCCCCCAGAAAAAGCTCCTGGAAAAATATTTAAAGGCAAACCTGTTGAGGAAATGGTTACTGAAGTTGTGAAATTATTGCGCTCCGAAGCTAAAGTCATATAA
- the rplL gene encoding 50S ribosomal protein L7/L12, whose amino-acid sequence MSTITKEQFISYIENLTLIQAAELVKELEDKFGVSAAAPVAMMAAAPAAAAAAEQTEFEVILKASGDKKLDVIKEVRAITGLGLKEAKDLVEGAPKSLKAGVTKAESEEIKKKLTAVGATIEVK is encoded by the coding sequence ATGTCTACTATTACTAAAGAACAATTCATTTCCTACATCGAAAACCTTACTCTTATTCAAGCTGCTGAGCTTGTTAAAGAACTCGAAGACAAGTTTGGCGTATCCGCAGCAGCTCCTGTTGCTATGATGGCTGCAGCTCCTGCAGCAGCAGCAGCAGCTGAACAAACTGAATTCGAAGTTATTCTTAAAGCTTCTGGCGACAAAAAACTTGACGTTATTAAGGAAGTTCGCGCAATTACAGGTCTTGGTCTTAAAGAAGCGAAAGACCTCGTTGAAGGCGCTCCTAAATCCCTTAAGGCTGGCGTTACTAAAGCTGAATCTGAAGAAATTAAGAAAAAGCTTACAGCAGTTGGCGCAACTATCGAAGTTAAGTAA
- the rplK gene encoding 50S ribosomal protein L11 — protein MAKKITGLIKLQIKGAQATAAPPVGPALGQRGVNIAMFVKEFNARTQKQPGVVLPTVITVYSDKSFTFITKTPPASVLLKQAAKIESASKTPGKATAGSVTEKQVEEIAKIKLPDLNCYDIDAAKKLIKGSARSMGLEVTA, from the coding sequence ATGGCAAAAAAAATCACAGGGCTTATTAAGCTCCAGATCAAAGGCGCTCAAGCAACGGCAGCGCCACCTGTTGGTCCAGCACTTGGCCAACGTGGTGTAAACATTGCAATGTTTGTTAAAGAATTCAACGCTCGTACACAAAAACAACCAGGCGTTGTACTTCCTACAGTCATTACAGTTTACTCTGACAAGTCTTTCACATTTATCACAAAGACGCCTCCTGCAAGCGTTTTGCTTAAGCAAGCAGCTAAAATTGAATCTGCAAGCAAAACTCCAGGAAAAGCAACTGCGGGTTCTGTAACTGAAAAACAAGTTGAAGAAATTGCGAAAATTAAGCTTCCTGACTTGAACTGCTACGACATTGATGCTGCTAAGAAGCTTATCAAAGGTTCTGCTCGTTCCATGGGTCTTGAAGTCACAGCTTAA
- a CDS encoding electron transfer flavoprotein subunit alpha/FixB family protein, translating into MSHKILVYAEVRNGKLKSTTGETLAEARKMMGGKTENIHAVLLGEGCEQHAKTVATFGASKIYVVDAPETNTYQGEPTLQALDQIIKKNGYTVVVGPGSPTGRAFFPHLAIRNKGAMLTDVLSFSLDGETVVAEMAMYLGKCLKQAASNASVTFITLRPNVRPSEVADANAQPHVEKFSCNFDKSKMTAKVVEVRKGNSERPDLTEASIIVSGGRAIGSKDNFKILFECADVVHGSVGASRAAVDSGYAPYDMQVGQTGKTVNPGLYVACGISGSIQHLSGMRTSKCIVAINTDGDAPIFQKADYGIVADLFQAVPILTRELKKMTE; encoded by the coding sequence ATGTCTCATAAAATCCTTGTTTACGCAGAAGTTAGAAATGGGAAGTTAAAATCAACCACGGGCGAAACTCTTGCCGAAGCACGCAAAATGATGGGCGGCAAGACAGAAAACATTCACGCTGTGTTGCTTGGTGAAGGATGCGAACAACACGCCAAGACCGTAGCCACTTTTGGCGCTTCCAAAATTTACGTTGTCGATGCTCCTGAAACAAATACTTATCAGGGTGAACCTACGCTTCAGGCTCTCGATCAAATCATCAAAAAAAATGGCTATACCGTTGTGGTAGGTCCCGGATCCCCGACAGGAAGAGCTTTTTTTCCGCATTTGGCAATACGCAATAAGGGAGCCATGCTCACCGATGTGCTTTCGTTTTCCTTGGATGGCGAAACTGTGGTTGCCGAAATGGCAATGTATTTAGGTAAATGCTTAAAACAAGCGGCTTCAAATGCTTCTGTTACTTTTATCACTTTGCGGCCTAACGTCCGCCCTTCTGAAGTGGCAGACGCCAATGCGCAACCTCATGTCGAAAAATTCAGCTGTAATTTTGATAAATCTAAAATGACAGCCAAAGTCGTTGAAGTACGTAAGGGCAACAGCGAACGCCCCGACTTAACCGAAGCCAGCATTATTGTTTCCGGCGGCCGCGCGATTGGAAGCAAAGATAACTTCAAAATTCTTTTTGAATGTGCAGACGTCGTCCATGGCTCCGTAGGCGCGTCCCGTGCCGCTGTGGACTCAGGTTATGCTCCCTACGATATGCAGGTCGGGCAAACAGGAAAAACCGTCAACCCCGGCCTCTATGTGGCTTGTGGCATTTCTGGATCCATTCAACATCTATCTGGTATGCGCACCTCAAAATGTATTGTGGCTATTAATACTGATGGCGATGCCCCCATTTTCCAAAAAGCAGATTACGGAATTGTTGCCGATCTGTTCCAAGCGGTTCCTATTCTTACAAGGGAATTAAAGAAGATGACGGAATAA
- the rplA gene encoding 50S ribosomal protein L1, which yields MAKKISKKLKAASEKVNPSKSYNLSEASQLLKEISYAKFDETVEVAMNLGVDPRHADQNVRGAVVLPHGLGKKVRVLVFAKGEKIREAEEAGADYVGGEDLAQKIQGGWLDFEAAIATPDMMGVVGRLGRILAPRGLMPNPKVGTVTQDLKNAVKEAKAGRVEFKVNKAGIIQAPVGKVSFDAQKIEENTKAFIDAIVKAKPAAAKGTYINSVYVSSTMSPSVRIDAAEYKV from the coding sequence ATGGCAAAGAAAATTAGCAAAAAATTAAAAGCAGCTAGCGAAAAAGTAAATCCTAGCAAGTCTTACAATCTTTCTGAAGCAAGCCAGCTTTTGAAAGAAATCTCCTATGCAAAATTCGACGAAACTGTTGAAGTTGCAATGAACCTTGGCGTTGACCCTCGTCACGCCGATCAAAACGTCCGCGGCGCGGTTGTTCTTCCTCATGGCCTTGGCAAAAAGGTGCGCGTTTTAGTATTTGCTAAGGGCGAAAAAATCCGCGAAGCAGAAGAAGCAGGCGCTGATTACGTTGGCGGCGAAGATCTCGCTCAAAAAATTCAAGGCGGATGGCTCGACTTCGAAGCAGCCATTGCAACTCCAGACATGATGGGCGTTGTGGGTCGTCTTGGACGTATTCTTGCTCCACGTGGACTTATGCCAAACCCAAAAGTAGGCACAGTGACACAAGATCTTAAAAATGCTGTTAAAGAAGCAAAAGCAGGCCGCGTTGAATTCAAGGTAAATAAAGCCGGAATTATTCAAGCTCCTGTTGGAAAAGTTTCTTTTGATGCTCAAAAAATTGAAGAAAATACAAAAGCATTTATCGACGCCATTGTGAAAGCAAAACCTGCTGCCGCAAAAGGAACATATATCAACTCTGTATATGTAAGCTCTACAATGAGCCCTTCCGTTCGCATCGATGCTGCTGAATACAAAGTTTAA